One stretch of Vulpes lagopus strain Blue_001 chromosome 12, ASM1834538v1, whole genome shotgun sequence DNA includes these proteins:
- the RALGDS gene encoding ral guanine nucleotide dissociation stimulator isoform X5, whose amino-acid sequence MVQRMWAEAAGPAGAAEPLFPGSRRSRSVWDAVRLEVGGPDSCPVVLHSFTQLDPDLPRLESCTQEIGEELVNGVIYSISLRKVQAHHSANKGQRWLGCENESALHLYETCKVRTVKAGTLEKLVEHLVPAFQGSDLSYVTIFLCTYRAFTTTQQVLDLLFKRYGCILPYSDEDGGPQDQLKNAISSILGTWLDQYSEDFCQPPDFPCLKQLVAYVQLNMPGSDLERRAHLLLAQLEHSELTEAEPEALSPAPMPVLKTAPELEPALAPPLVPTPELQSAPAPAPAPAPAPALERQSAPAPAPELEPAPAPELEPAPALELEPALAPAPELEPALAPAPELEPALSQTLELEAAPAPEPPWPSPVAAENGLNEKPHVLTFPPDLVAEQFTLMDAELFKKVVPYHCLGSIWSQRDKKGKEHLAPTVRATVTQFNSVANCVITTCLGDRSVTARDRARVVEHWIEVARECRVLKNFSSLYAILSALQSNSVHRLKKTWEEVSRDSFRVFQKLSEIFSDENNYSLSRELLIKEGTSKFATLEMNPKRAQKRPKETGVIQGTVPYLGTFLTDLVMLDTAMKDYLYGRLINFEKRRKEFEVIAQIKLLQSACNNYSIAPEEHFGAWFRAMERLSETESYNLSCELEPPSESASNTLKAKKNTAIVKRWSDRQAPSTELSTSGSSHSKSCDQLRCGPYLSSGDLADALSVHSAGSSSSDVDEINMSFVPESPDGQEKKGLGLLLIMPSPQFWESTSQSSPETSGISSASSSTSSSSASTTPVSATRTHKRSVSGVCSYSSSLPLYNQQVGDCCIIRVSLDVDNGNMYKSILVTSQDKAPAVIRKAMDKHNLDEDEPDDYELVQVISDDRKLKIPDNANVFYAMNSTANYDFVLKKRTFTKGTKVRHGASSTLPRMKQKGLKIAKGIF is encoded by the exons ATGGTGCAGCGCATGTGGGCCGAGGCGGCCGGGCCTGCGGGCGCCGCCGAGCCGCTGTTTCCGGGCTCCCGGCGGAGCCGCAGCGTGTGGGACGCCGTGCGCCTGGAGGTGGGCGGCCCCGACAGCTGCCCGGTGGTGCTGCACAGCTTCACGCAGCTCGACCCCGACCTGCCGCGCCTGGAG AGCTGCACACAGGAGATCGGCGAGGAGCTGGTCAACGGGGTCATCTACTCCATCTCCCTGCGGAAAGTGCAGGCACACCACAGCGCCAACAAGGGCCAGCGCTGGCTGGGG TGTGAGAACGAGTCGGCCCTGCACCTGTATGAGACCTGCAAGGTGCGAACGGTGAAGGCAGGCACGCTGGAGAAGCTGGTGGAACACTTGGTACCTGCCTTCCAGGGCAGCGACCTCTCCTACGTCACTATCTTCCTGTGCACCTACCGAGCCTTCACCACCACCCAGCAGGTCCTGGACCTTCTGTTCAAAAG ATACGGATGCATTCTCCCTTATTCTGATGAAGATGGTGGACCCCAGGACCAGTTAAAAAA TGCCATCTCCTCCattctgggcacctggctggacCAGTATTCGGAAGACTTTTGTCAGCCCCCAGACTTTCCCTGCCTTAAGCAGCTGGTGGCCTATGTGCAGCTCAACATGCCCGGCTCCGACCTGGAGCGCCGTGCCCACCTTCTTTTGGCCCAGTTGGAGCATTCAGAACTCACTGAAGCCGAGCCTGAGG CTCTGTCGCCAGCTCCAATGCCAGTTCTAAAAACAGCTCCAGAACTAGAGCCAGCTTTAGCACCACCTCTCGTGCCCACTCCAGAGCTACAGTCAGCTCCAGcaccagctccagcaccagccccagccccagctctagAGCGACAGTCAGCTCCAGCACCAGCTCCAGAGCTAGAACCAGCACCAGCTCCAGAGCTAGAACCAGCTCCAGCTCTAGAGCTAGAACCAGCTCTAGCACCAGCTCCAGAGCTAGAACCAGCTCTAGCACCAGCTCCAGAGCTAGAGCCAGCTCTGTCACAAACTCTAGAGCTAGAGGCAGCTCCCGCACCCGAGCCTCCCTGGCCTTCGCCTGTGGCTGCAGAAAATGGCCTGAATGAGAAGCCTCATGTCTTGACCTTCCCTCCTGACCTGGTGGCGGAGCAGTTTACACTGATGGATGCG GAGCTGTTCAAGAAGGTGGTGCCCTACCACTGCCTGGGCTCCATCTGGTCCCAGCGGGACAAGAAGGGCAAGGAGCACCTGGCACCCACCGTCCGCGCCACTGTCACACAGTTCAACAGTGTGGCCAACTGTGTCATCACCACCTGCCTGGGGGACCGGAGTGTGACAGCCCGGGACAGGGCCAGGGTAGTGGAGCACTGGATCGAGGTGGCCAGG GAGTGCCGGGTCCTCAAGAACTTCTCGTCACTCTACGCTATCCTGTCAGCCCTACAGAGCAACTCTGTCCACCGGCTGAAGAAGACATGGGAGGAAGTTTCCAG gGACAGTTTCCGAGTCTTCCAGAAGCTGTCAGAGATCTTCTCAGATGAGAACAACTAttctctgagcagagagctgcTCATCAAG GAAGGGACCTCCAAGTTTGCCACTCTGGAGATGAACCCCAAGAGAGCCCAGAAGCGACCAAAGGAAACG GGTGTCATCCAGGGCACCGTTCCCTACCTGGGCACGTTCCTCACAGACTTGGTGATGCTGGACACCGCGATGAAGGACTATCTGTAT GGAAGACTGATTAACTTcgagaagaggaggaag GAATTCGAGGTGATCGCCCAGATCAAGCTGCTCCAATCGGCATGCAACAATTACAGCATCGCACCCGAGGAGCACTTTGGGGCCTGGTTCCGGGCCATGGAGCGGCTCAGCGAGACGGAGAG CTACAACCTGTCCTGTGAGCTGGAGCCCCCCTCCGAGTCGGCAAGCAACACCCTCAAAGCCAAGAAGAACACGGCCATTGTCAAGCGCTGGAGCGA CCGCCAggcccccagcacagagctcagcaCCAGTGGCAGCTCTCACTCCAAGTCCTGCGACCAGCTCAGGTGCGGCCCCTACCTCAGCAGCGGGGACCTTGCCGACGCACTCAGCGTCCACTCAGCCGGTTCCTCCAGCTCTGATGTGGATGAGATCAACATGAGCTTTGTCCCGGAGTCCCCCGACGGTCAGGAAAAAAAG GGTCTAGGGCTTCTGCTGATCATGCCATCCCCACAGTTCTGGGAGTCCACCTCCCAGTCATCCCCGGAGACCTCCGGCATCAGCTCAGCCTCCAGcagcacctcctcctcctcagcctccacCACGCCCGTGTCCGCCACCCGCACCCACAAGCGCTCCGTCTCAGGGGTCTGCAGCTACAGCTCCTCACTGCCGCTCTACAACCAGCAGGTGGGCGACTGCTGCATCATCCGCGTCAGCCTGGACGTGGACAACGGCAACATGTACAAGAGCATCCTG GTAACCAGCCAAGATAAGGCTCCGGCCGTAATCCGGAAGGCCATGGACAAACACAACCTGGATGAGGACGAGCCAGATGACTACGAGCTAGTGCAAGTCATTTCAGATGATCGAA AGCTGAAGATCCCTGACAACGCCAATGTATTCTACGCCATGAACTCTACGGCCAACTATGACTTTGTCCTAAAGAAACGGACCTTCACAAAGGGGACAAAGGTCAGGCATGGCGCCAGCTCAACTCTCCCTCGCATGAAGCAGAAAGGACTCAAGATAGCCAAGGGCATCTTCTAA
- the RALGDS gene encoding ral guanine nucleotide dissociation stimulator isoform X2 codes for MVQRMWAEAAGPAGAAEPLFPGSRRSRSVWDAVRLEVGGPDSCPVVLHSFTQLDPDLPRLESCTQEIGEELVNGVIYSISLRKVQAHHSANKGQRWLGCENESALHLYETCKVRTVKAGTLEKLVEHLVPAFQGSDLSYVTIFLCTYRAFTTTQQVLDLLFKRYGRCDALTASSRYGCILPYSDEDGGPQDQLKNAISSILGTWLDQYSEDFCQPPDFPCLKQLVAYVQLNMPGSDLERRAHLLLAQLEHSELTEAEPEALSPAPMPVLKTAPELEPALAPPLVPTPELQSAPAPAPAPAPAPALERQSAPAPAPELEPAPAPELEPAPALELEPALAPAPELEPALAPAPELEPALSQTLELEAAPAPEPPWPSPVAAENGLNEKPHVLTFPPDLVAEQFTLMDAELFKKVVPYHCLGSIWSQRDKKGKEHLAPTVRATVTQFNSVANCVITTCLGDRSVTARDRARVVEHWIEVARECRVLKNFSSLYAILSALQSNSVHRLKKTWEEVSRDSFRVFQKLSEIFSDENNYSLSRELLIKEGTSKFATLEMNPKRAQKRPKETGVIQGTVPYLGTFLTDLVMLDTAMKDYLYGRLINFEKRRKEFEVIAQIKLLQSACNNYSIAPEEHFGAWFRAMERLSETESYNLSCELEPPSESASNTLKAKKNTAIVKRWSDRQAPSTELSTSGSSHSKSCDQLRCGPYLSSGDLADALSVHSAGSSSSDVDEINMSFVPESPDGQEKKGLGLLLIMPSPQFWESTSQSSPETSGISSASSSTSSSSASTTPVSATRTHKRSVSGVCSYSSSLPLYNQQVGDCCIIRVSLDVDNGNMYKSILVTSQDKAPAVIRKAMDKHNLDEDEPDDYELVQVISDDRKLKIPDNANVFYAMNSTANYDFVLKKRTFTKGTKVRHGASSTLPRMKQKGLKIAKGIF; via the exons ATGGTGCAGCGCATGTGGGCCGAGGCGGCCGGGCCTGCGGGCGCCGCCGAGCCGCTGTTTCCGGGCTCCCGGCGGAGCCGCAGCGTGTGGGACGCCGTGCGCCTGGAGGTGGGCGGCCCCGACAGCTGCCCGGTGGTGCTGCACAGCTTCACGCAGCTCGACCCCGACCTGCCGCGCCTGGAG AGCTGCACACAGGAGATCGGCGAGGAGCTGGTCAACGGGGTCATCTACTCCATCTCCCTGCGGAAAGTGCAGGCACACCACAGCGCCAACAAGGGCCAGCGCTGGCTGGGG TGTGAGAACGAGTCGGCCCTGCACCTGTATGAGACCTGCAAGGTGCGAACGGTGAAGGCAGGCACGCTGGAGAAGCTGGTGGAACACTTGGTACCTGCCTTCCAGGGCAGCGACCTCTCCTACGTCACTATCTTCCTGTGCACCTACCGAGCCTTCACCACCACCCAGCAGGTCCTGGACCTTCTGTTCAAAAG GTACGGTAGATGTGACGCCCTCACGGCCTCCTCTAGATACGGATGCATTCTCCCTTATTCTGATGAAGATGGTGGACCCCAGGACCAGTTAAAAAA TGCCATCTCCTCCattctgggcacctggctggacCAGTATTCGGAAGACTTTTGTCAGCCCCCAGACTTTCCCTGCCTTAAGCAGCTGGTGGCCTATGTGCAGCTCAACATGCCCGGCTCCGACCTGGAGCGCCGTGCCCACCTTCTTTTGGCCCAGTTGGAGCATTCAGAACTCACTGAAGCCGAGCCTGAGG CTCTGTCGCCAGCTCCAATGCCAGTTCTAAAAACAGCTCCAGAACTAGAGCCAGCTTTAGCACCACCTCTCGTGCCCACTCCAGAGCTACAGTCAGCTCCAGcaccagctccagcaccagccccagccccagctctagAGCGACAGTCAGCTCCAGCACCAGCTCCAGAGCTAGAACCAGCACCAGCTCCAGAGCTAGAACCAGCTCCAGCTCTAGAGCTAGAACCAGCTCTAGCACCAGCTCCAGAGCTAGAACCAGCTCTAGCACCAGCTCCAGAGCTAGAGCCAGCTCTGTCACAAACTCTAGAGCTAGAGGCAGCTCCCGCACCCGAGCCTCCCTGGCCTTCGCCTGTGGCTGCAGAAAATGGCCTGAATGAGAAGCCTCATGTCTTGACCTTCCCTCCTGACCTGGTGGCGGAGCAGTTTACACTGATGGATGCG GAGCTGTTCAAGAAGGTGGTGCCCTACCACTGCCTGGGCTCCATCTGGTCCCAGCGGGACAAGAAGGGCAAGGAGCACCTGGCACCCACCGTCCGCGCCACTGTCACACAGTTCAACAGTGTGGCCAACTGTGTCATCACCACCTGCCTGGGGGACCGGAGTGTGACAGCCCGGGACAGGGCCAGGGTAGTGGAGCACTGGATCGAGGTGGCCAGG GAGTGCCGGGTCCTCAAGAACTTCTCGTCACTCTACGCTATCCTGTCAGCCCTACAGAGCAACTCTGTCCACCGGCTGAAGAAGACATGGGAGGAAGTTTCCAG gGACAGTTTCCGAGTCTTCCAGAAGCTGTCAGAGATCTTCTCAGATGAGAACAACTAttctctgagcagagagctgcTCATCAAG GAAGGGACCTCCAAGTTTGCCACTCTGGAGATGAACCCCAAGAGAGCCCAGAAGCGACCAAAGGAAACG GGTGTCATCCAGGGCACCGTTCCCTACCTGGGCACGTTCCTCACAGACTTGGTGATGCTGGACACCGCGATGAAGGACTATCTGTAT GGAAGACTGATTAACTTcgagaagaggaggaag GAATTCGAGGTGATCGCCCAGATCAAGCTGCTCCAATCGGCATGCAACAATTACAGCATCGCACCCGAGGAGCACTTTGGGGCCTGGTTCCGGGCCATGGAGCGGCTCAGCGAGACGGAGAG CTACAACCTGTCCTGTGAGCTGGAGCCCCCCTCCGAGTCGGCAAGCAACACCCTCAAAGCCAAGAAGAACACGGCCATTGTCAAGCGCTGGAGCGA CCGCCAggcccccagcacagagctcagcaCCAGTGGCAGCTCTCACTCCAAGTCCTGCGACCAGCTCAGGTGCGGCCCCTACCTCAGCAGCGGGGACCTTGCCGACGCACTCAGCGTCCACTCAGCCGGTTCCTCCAGCTCTGATGTGGATGAGATCAACATGAGCTTTGTCCCGGAGTCCCCCGACGGTCAGGAAAAAAAG GGTCTAGGGCTTCTGCTGATCATGCCATCCCCACAGTTCTGGGAGTCCACCTCCCAGTCATCCCCGGAGACCTCCGGCATCAGCTCAGCCTCCAGcagcacctcctcctcctcagcctccacCACGCCCGTGTCCGCCACCCGCACCCACAAGCGCTCCGTCTCAGGGGTCTGCAGCTACAGCTCCTCACTGCCGCTCTACAACCAGCAGGTGGGCGACTGCTGCATCATCCGCGTCAGCCTGGACGTGGACAACGGCAACATGTACAAGAGCATCCTG GTAACCAGCCAAGATAAGGCTCCGGCCGTAATCCGGAAGGCCATGGACAAACACAACCTGGATGAGGACGAGCCAGATGACTACGAGCTAGTGCAAGTCATTTCAGATGATCGAA AGCTGAAGATCCCTGACAACGCCAATGTATTCTACGCCATGAACTCTACGGCCAACTATGACTTTGTCCTAAAGAAACGGACCTTCACAAAGGGGACAAAGGTCAGGCATGGCGCCAGCTCAACTCTCCCTCGCATGAAGCAGAAAGGACTCAAGATAGCCAAGGGCATCTTCTAA
- the RALGDS gene encoding ral guanine nucleotide dissociation stimulator isoform X1 — MVQRMWAEAAGPAGAAEPLFPGSRRSRSVWDAVRLEVGGPDSCPVVLHSFTQLDPDLPRLESCTQEIGEELVNGVIYSISLRKVQAHHSANKGQRWLGCENESALHLYETCKVRTVKAGTLEKLVEHLVPAFQGSDLSYVTIFLCTYRAFTTTQQVLDLLFKSRYGRCDALTASSRYGCILPYSDEDGGPQDQLKNAISSILGTWLDQYSEDFCQPPDFPCLKQLVAYVQLNMPGSDLERRAHLLLAQLEHSELTEAEPEALSPAPMPVLKTAPELEPALAPPLVPTPELQSAPAPAPAPAPAPALERQSAPAPAPELEPAPAPELEPAPALELEPALAPAPELEPALAPAPELEPALSQTLELEAAPAPEPPWPSPVAAENGLNEKPHVLTFPPDLVAEQFTLMDAELFKKVVPYHCLGSIWSQRDKKGKEHLAPTVRATVTQFNSVANCVITTCLGDRSVTARDRARVVEHWIEVARECRVLKNFSSLYAILSALQSNSVHRLKKTWEEVSRDSFRVFQKLSEIFSDENNYSLSRELLIKEGTSKFATLEMNPKRAQKRPKETGVIQGTVPYLGTFLTDLVMLDTAMKDYLYGRLINFEKRRKEFEVIAQIKLLQSACNNYSIAPEEHFGAWFRAMERLSETESYNLSCELEPPSESASNTLKAKKNTAIVKRWSDRQAPSTELSTSGSSHSKSCDQLRCGPYLSSGDLADALSVHSAGSSSSDVDEINMSFVPESPDGQEKKGLGLLLIMPSPQFWESTSQSSPETSGISSASSSTSSSSASTTPVSATRTHKRSVSGVCSYSSSLPLYNQQVGDCCIIRVSLDVDNGNMYKSILVTSQDKAPAVIRKAMDKHNLDEDEPDDYELVQVISDDRKLKIPDNANVFYAMNSTANYDFVLKKRTFTKGTKVRHGASSTLPRMKQKGLKIAKGIF, encoded by the exons ATGGTGCAGCGCATGTGGGCCGAGGCGGCCGGGCCTGCGGGCGCCGCCGAGCCGCTGTTTCCGGGCTCCCGGCGGAGCCGCAGCGTGTGGGACGCCGTGCGCCTGGAGGTGGGCGGCCCCGACAGCTGCCCGGTGGTGCTGCACAGCTTCACGCAGCTCGACCCCGACCTGCCGCGCCTGGAG AGCTGCACACAGGAGATCGGCGAGGAGCTGGTCAACGGGGTCATCTACTCCATCTCCCTGCGGAAAGTGCAGGCACACCACAGCGCCAACAAGGGCCAGCGCTGGCTGGGG TGTGAGAACGAGTCGGCCCTGCACCTGTATGAGACCTGCAAGGTGCGAACGGTGAAGGCAGGCACGCTGGAGAAGCTGGTGGAACACTTGGTACCTGCCTTCCAGGGCAGCGACCTCTCCTACGTCACTATCTTCCTGTGCACCTACCGAGCCTTCACCACCACCCAGCAGGTCCTGGACCTTCTGTTCAAAAG CAGGTACGGTAGATGTGACGCCCTCACGGCCTCCTCTAGATACGGATGCATTCTCCCTTATTCTGATGAAGATGGTGGACCCCAGGACCAGTTAAAAAA TGCCATCTCCTCCattctgggcacctggctggacCAGTATTCGGAAGACTTTTGTCAGCCCCCAGACTTTCCCTGCCTTAAGCAGCTGGTGGCCTATGTGCAGCTCAACATGCCCGGCTCCGACCTGGAGCGCCGTGCCCACCTTCTTTTGGCCCAGTTGGAGCATTCAGAACTCACTGAAGCCGAGCCTGAGG CTCTGTCGCCAGCTCCAATGCCAGTTCTAAAAACAGCTCCAGAACTAGAGCCAGCTTTAGCACCACCTCTCGTGCCCACTCCAGAGCTACAGTCAGCTCCAGcaccagctccagcaccagccccagccccagctctagAGCGACAGTCAGCTCCAGCACCAGCTCCAGAGCTAGAACCAGCACCAGCTCCAGAGCTAGAACCAGCTCCAGCTCTAGAGCTAGAACCAGCTCTAGCACCAGCTCCAGAGCTAGAACCAGCTCTAGCACCAGCTCCAGAGCTAGAGCCAGCTCTGTCACAAACTCTAGAGCTAGAGGCAGCTCCCGCACCCGAGCCTCCCTGGCCTTCGCCTGTGGCTGCAGAAAATGGCCTGAATGAGAAGCCTCATGTCTTGACCTTCCCTCCTGACCTGGTGGCGGAGCAGTTTACACTGATGGATGCG GAGCTGTTCAAGAAGGTGGTGCCCTACCACTGCCTGGGCTCCATCTGGTCCCAGCGGGACAAGAAGGGCAAGGAGCACCTGGCACCCACCGTCCGCGCCACTGTCACACAGTTCAACAGTGTGGCCAACTGTGTCATCACCACCTGCCTGGGGGACCGGAGTGTGACAGCCCGGGACAGGGCCAGGGTAGTGGAGCACTGGATCGAGGTGGCCAGG GAGTGCCGGGTCCTCAAGAACTTCTCGTCACTCTACGCTATCCTGTCAGCCCTACAGAGCAACTCTGTCCACCGGCTGAAGAAGACATGGGAGGAAGTTTCCAG gGACAGTTTCCGAGTCTTCCAGAAGCTGTCAGAGATCTTCTCAGATGAGAACAACTAttctctgagcagagagctgcTCATCAAG GAAGGGACCTCCAAGTTTGCCACTCTGGAGATGAACCCCAAGAGAGCCCAGAAGCGACCAAAGGAAACG GGTGTCATCCAGGGCACCGTTCCCTACCTGGGCACGTTCCTCACAGACTTGGTGATGCTGGACACCGCGATGAAGGACTATCTGTAT GGAAGACTGATTAACTTcgagaagaggaggaag GAATTCGAGGTGATCGCCCAGATCAAGCTGCTCCAATCGGCATGCAACAATTACAGCATCGCACCCGAGGAGCACTTTGGGGCCTGGTTCCGGGCCATGGAGCGGCTCAGCGAGACGGAGAG CTACAACCTGTCCTGTGAGCTGGAGCCCCCCTCCGAGTCGGCAAGCAACACCCTCAAAGCCAAGAAGAACACGGCCATTGTCAAGCGCTGGAGCGA CCGCCAggcccccagcacagagctcagcaCCAGTGGCAGCTCTCACTCCAAGTCCTGCGACCAGCTCAGGTGCGGCCCCTACCTCAGCAGCGGGGACCTTGCCGACGCACTCAGCGTCCACTCAGCCGGTTCCTCCAGCTCTGATGTGGATGAGATCAACATGAGCTTTGTCCCGGAGTCCCCCGACGGTCAGGAAAAAAAG GGTCTAGGGCTTCTGCTGATCATGCCATCCCCACAGTTCTGGGAGTCCACCTCCCAGTCATCCCCGGAGACCTCCGGCATCAGCTCAGCCTCCAGcagcacctcctcctcctcagcctccacCACGCCCGTGTCCGCCACCCGCACCCACAAGCGCTCCGTCTCAGGGGTCTGCAGCTACAGCTCCTCACTGCCGCTCTACAACCAGCAGGTGGGCGACTGCTGCATCATCCGCGTCAGCCTGGACGTGGACAACGGCAACATGTACAAGAGCATCCTG GTAACCAGCCAAGATAAGGCTCCGGCCGTAATCCGGAAGGCCATGGACAAACACAACCTGGATGAGGACGAGCCAGATGACTACGAGCTAGTGCAAGTCATTTCAGATGATCGAA AGCTGAAGATCCCTGACAACGCCAATGTATTCTACGCCATGAACTCTACGGCCAACTATGACTTTGTCCTAAAGAAACGGACCTTCACAAAGGGGACAAAGGTCAGGCATGGCGCCAGCTCAACTCTCCCTCGCATGAAGCAGAAAGGACTCAAGATAGCCAAGGGCATCTTCTAA